GTTCCTAAACTTTAGTGATGACTTCCTGGGGATGCACAACCGCAACACCCGACATACCTGTAAAATCGTCCGGATTTAAGGTGAGAATGTGGCTAATATCGCAGGTTGTCATTACAGCTACGATACGTGCATCGTGAGTCCGTTTACCTTTTATTTGATTCTTAGTGACTACAGCCAACCAAGTTGAAAAAATCTGCGGTCTTTCCTCAGCAACCGGGAAACGTTCGAGCAGTTGAGCAATGATGTTATGCGTTTGCTCAACTGACCACCCTAAACCATTCACATCAACTGGACGCGTGGCAACGACCCAAAGCTCAATTAAGACTTGCGCTGTTAGGTAGCACTCATCTGCATGCATTAGCAGAGTTGCGACTGCCTCAGTGACTAAACGATGCTGTTCATCCGACGGGTTACTAAACCGCAAGACAATATTGGTATCTAGCAAGTACTTGGTCATTACTCATAGATATTGCTACGGTCAAACGCCTCATCTGGAAGGCTTAGGCGGGTCTCAGGAAGTTGTGCAATCCATGACCGAAAATCTTCAGCTCGCTCAGCAGGGGTCGCACGTTGCCAAAACGGAATATTCCCAGCTAATTTATGAGCTTGACGCTTGATCACGGTCACAAAGTCAGCAATTTTTCTGAGTTGACTCTCGCTAAGCTGATCAATTTCTTGCTTCAGGGTTTCCCGCAACATAGCTTGTACCTGATTGAGCCTAGACACCTAAATTGATCATACATGTATCACACTCCCGTTATTCCCGCGTTTCGCGCTCCCGTAGCGTATACATTGCACTCAGCGTGCCCGAAGGGCGTAGCGGCAATCCAGAGCGTCAACCCTGGCCAGGAAACCAAGCCCTCTGCCTGGATTCCGGGTGGCGCTGTGCTTGCCCGGAATGACAGCCATCTTTATCGCGGTGATGTTGAGTCGGTACCTTATCCTTATGACAAATCGCCGCGTAAAATCTCCTCTACAGTGATCTCGAGTTCTGGAAATGTCGGTGACTGCACAACATCACAGTTGGTGAACTCAGCTGCGTCATACCAGCCTTCAGTCAGCGTAAGAATGGTAGCTTTTGACGCCAGCGGATCGATGATCCAATATTCAGGGATGTCAAGCACACTATATTCTGCCCGTTTGGCCCGGTAATTGGCACCTTTAGTAGATTCGCTAACAACTTCTACCACCAGCACAGGGGGAGGCTCATGGAGGTGGATAACCGCCTCACGATTCTGCAGTTCCTGCCATTGGCTTAGCGATAAGACCACAACATCCGGAATCCGAACGGTATCCCAGCGGTCACCTCGCGGGGACTGGATGCCAATGACCATTTGCCTTGACACCCAATCTTGCCCCAACCGCTTGATTTCATGACGAAAACAGGTATTTATGAAGTCGGCAATCTCTCCATGCTGCCCCATTCCCAGCGTCATCGGGACCAGCTCCCCATTCACCAACTCATAGGTAGTGTCTGTACCGTCGTCATAAGCCAGGTAGTCACTGAGTGTCAGCCGCTGAGTTGTCGTAGCCATTTAAGCTAGCCGGTTGAAATGCTAATCATTGTATCTGCTGACAGGGTAACGCTTTGCCTGGGTTGACGGGCAAAAATCTCATGACTTGCCCGGAATGACGGTGATGCTTTCCAATGACAATTCAGCTGCCAACAGATCACACTTCCGTCATTCCCGCGGCTCACGGAGTGTGCCCGGAGGGCGTGGCGGGAATCCAGAGCGTTAACCCTGGCCAGGAAACAGAGCCCTCTATCTGAAGTCCGGGTGGCGCTGCCCTTAAAATTAAAGAGACCTGGTATACCCTTGCGGCATTTCTGCCATGACTCGGACGTTAACCCAATGGAGCGTTGCAGACTACCACCGCATGATTGCGGCGGGTCTGCTGGCAGACCGGCGGGTCGAACTCTTGAACGGAAACGTGGTTGAAATGGCTCCAGAGCTGCCGATTCATCGGGCCACCTATCGGCGAGGAGCCAGATATCTAGAAACCCTTCTGGGGGATCGAGCAGTAGTCTTCACCACTGCTCCTATCACCCTACCCAGCAATGGCGAACCCCAACCCGATATTGCCATCGTGACTCCCCCTGAATCTCGCTACGATGAGCGGCATCCAGGGCCAGAGGATGTCTATTGGGTCATTGAAGTCTCGAACTCGACCCTGGTCTTTGATCTGGAAGAAAAAGCTACGCTTTATGCTAGAGACGACATTGCTGAATACTGGGTGGTGGATGTGCCCAATCGTCAGCTCTGGGTGCACCGACACCCGGACGCCAGCATCTATCGTCAGGTGCAGCCCTTAGCGTCAGGCAATATTAATCCACTAGCCTTTCCAGACCTTGAGATTAGAGTGGAGCGGCTGCTGCCAGAGAAGTAGACCTGTTGGTTGCGAATGATGCAAGCCGGGAGCATGGGTCCTCCCATCTTTTACCCAGAATGAAAAATCAAGTGATGTCGCAAGGATGAATGTATTTATACTCAATACCGGGCGTTGTGGCTCGACGACGTTCATTAAGGCCTGTAAGCATATTCGTAACTATAGCGCTGCCCATGAATCGCGGGTTCACTTACTGGGGCCTGCTCGCCTGCAATATCCGCCAAACCATATTGAAGCCGATAACCGCTTGTCTTGGTTTTTAGGCCGCCTCGAGCAAGTTTATGGGGACAACGCCTTTTACGTGCACCTACAGCGAAATCCCCTCGACACGGCTCATAGCTTTGCTAAACGCTACGATTTTGGCATTATCACTGCTTATCGTTCCGCCGTGCTCATTGACTGCCCACCCGAAAGTGATCCGATCAAAGTATGCCTAGACTACTGTGAAACGGTCAATACCAATATTGAGGCATTCTTGGCGGATAAATCCCACACAATGACCTTTCATCTAGAGCAAGCCCAGCAAGACTTTGAACGGTTTTGGCAGATGGTGGGGGCGACTGGTGATCTCCCTGCAGCTCTGCAAACATGGGACACCACTTATAATGCGGCTGCCACTCAGCGCCGTTACTACACCCATCCGGCCCTAAGATATGGCCATAAGGCACTGCGTATCCTGCGTAAGCTGCCATCTTTTGTGAGCAATGCCTAGCTTGGTAGCAGGAATCCATGAGTAAACCGAATAGTCCTGGGGATTGGCTGTTTCAGCAGCAGTGGGTTGCTTGGATGTACGATGCTACCCTAAGGCGGCAACTGCCTCTGCCCTATCGCTTGTTTGCCTATTACTGTGCTCTGCAAAAGAGCATTGGTTGCAGCCAACGCATCAAGAAAGGACGTCAGTGCCTGCAGTTAATGATGCATCTAAACCATCGGCTGTCTTCCAGCTATGTAGCTCGGTTAGTGCTGCCCAACCAGCTCAGTATCTATGTGAACCTCAGTGATCCCAGGTTTCTTCGCGTCGTGAACGAACTGGTGAATCCCAACGAAGAAACTGCTACCCTCGACAAGTTTCTCAAGCCAGGCGACACCTTCATCGATATTGGGGCGAATCACGGTAGCTTCTCAATTGTGGCCTCTGGCTTGGTTGGGGAAACCGGGCGCATCATTGCCATTGAACCTCAGCCTGTATTAGCTGATTTGGTGCGCTGTTCCTTGGCAGATAATGCTAGCTGCGACTACGAGGTCTATGAGATTGCCTGTGGCAGCCGTAGCAGTACGGTCACATTTTTCATACCAGAGGATACCTCTGGATCTGCAGGAATATTTTCAGCATTTTCAGCCACCCATCGCCATCGCCAACTGACGGTGCCCCTCAGATGTTTGGATGAGGTGCTGCCATGGCGAGACTTACCCGGCAATCTATTTCTTAAGCTAGATATTGAAGGCAGTGAGTACAATTGCCTAGCTGGCGCACGCCAACTGTTATTACAGCGGCAGCCCCATATCTTGATGGAGGCTAATCTGAGTACGCTCAAAGCCGCGGACGTTAGTCTGGAACAACTCAAAGCGCTACTGGCTACGCTGCAGTATGGAGAATTTGCTGAAGTGAGTGACTTGACGCAGCGCTATCCCTTAGCTGAGTTGCATTTGCGGGGAAAAACCTCCCGTAATATCTTACTGTTTCCCAAAAGCTGATGGGACTCTGGGAGAATATGAGGTTGGCCAGCCAGTTTAGTGCATCTTCCCGGTTAAATAGAAGGCGTTTCAACCAGAAGCCTGGGTTACGTGGCGTGGGTTCGTGCGAAGGCTTGCTCAATGCCATCGATCGTCCGTGATAACGAGAAGTGCGCTACGATGTGCTGTCGACAGCGTTGAGCGAGATCAGGATCAGTGATACGCCAAGTCAGGTTATCGGATATGGCTGCCGCCAACTGCGCTGCATTGCCAGGAGAGACTAGCCGCTGTTGAAATTCCTTGGTGAGGATCTCGGGAATACCGCCAACGCGACTAGCGACAACGGGAACTCCGCATGCCATTGCTTCGATAATCGTGCGACCAAACGGTTCCGGCCACTCGCTAGGCACTACGACTAGATCGCTGGCTCGATAGACTTGGCTGGGATCATCCACATGCCCTAGAAAGGTAACTGAGTCGTCTATACGCCAGTTGGTCGCTAGGCGTTTTAGCTCCTGCAGGTAGCTGGAAGGATCGTTGTGAGGTTTTCCCGCAATGGCTAGGTGCAACTGCGGATACTGCTGTTGTGCCAATGCGAATCCATGCAGCAAAGTCTCAATGCCCTTACCTCGATCGAGACGCCCTACATAACTAATGAGGTAATACTCAGAGGTATTGAAAGCAGGGGAGATCAATTGAGAGCGTAGGGCATAGGCATCATCTAGAGTAGCGGCTGCTGTAAATCTTTGGATGTCTATGCCATTGTGCACTACGTCAATGCGTGTGGCGTTATAGCCAATCGCTACCCACTCAGATTTTGTGTATTGGGAGACGGCAATCTGGCGATGGGCTCCTCGCATACCCAGGCTCCACTGCCACCCTAGATTGGGTGGGGGCGGTAGTCGCACATGACAAACTAATGGCCGCCTTCTCAAGCGGGCAAGCAGCCAGGCAAAGAAGCTGTCGTGGTACTGATTACAGTAGATGAGGCTGTTGGGCTCAATAGCGATACGCCGCAAATCCTGCAATAGCTGTCGTCCGGATGCTAATGGCCTTTTCATATCCAGGCGGTAGTGTTCAACCGACAGCATCTGCTGGCAGATATCTTGGTAAGCTGCCAACAAGTTTCCTGGTTGCCGATAGAGCAAGGTCAGGGTATGTCCACGCTTAACTAACGCCTGGCAGACATCGAACAGGCTAAGCTCCTGGCCACCGCGACGGGTCGACGGCTCATTTTCCAAGACAATGAGGTGCATCTAGGTCGTCAAGCTCGGGGAGAGAAGAGAGCAATGGCAGGCAGCTACTATCTACGGTTGCACCAGGCTGATTGCATGCTTTTAATCCTTAGCCAGAGCACGAGTGACATCTAATAGGCTTAATTCTTTGCCCCCGCGTTGGGCCGATGGCACATTTTCTAGGGCGATGACCTGCATGGGGCATTGGCCTGCAGACTGGTATCCACTGACGCCAGCAAGCATGAGCCGGGGTTAGCACTTATTCAAATCGATGCCGGCTTCCCGGGCCATGGCGCTGAGGCCTTTCTTCTGTAGGGTTTTAATGGCTTTGGTGGAGAGGCGCAGCTTCACCCAGCGCTTGCCTTGGGGCCACCAGACGCGCTTTTCTTGCAGGTTGGCATGCTGCAGCCGCTTAGTACGGCGGTGGGAGTGGGAAACGGCGTAGGCGTTATTGGCTTTTTTGCCGGTGAGTTGACATTTGCGGCTCATCAGCGTTCTCCAGTGGATGCGGTTGACACGATCGATGATTATAGCGCAACCCGGCTACTCGTTCATGTTGCGATAGGTGGCGACGGCGGAGGGGGAGATGCGGTTGAGGTAACGGAAGATCCAGTATTTGAAGACGGTGTCGAGGATCACGGGGAAGGTGGCAATGAACAGGAAGATGAATTCGCGGTTGGCGGCGAAGCCAAGGTGGCGGGAAAGCCCTTCTAGCAAGACTTCCCAGCCGTGGGGAGAGTGAAATCCGACGAACATGTCGGTGAAGAGGATGATGATGAAGGCCTTGGCGCTGTCGCTGAGGCCATAGACAATTTCATCCATGAAGTCTTTCAGAGTACTGACTTCCCGTTTACGGGTCACTAGTAGGGTGATGAAGGCGGCGACGGCCATCATGTCGGCGAAGACGTTTTTGATGGCATCGGCGCTGCGGCGGCGATAGGCTTCTTCGATTTCGGTGGCTTTCTCCCGCACGGTCTGCTCGATTTCTAGCTCTGGCATGGGGGCAACTTTGCCGATGAGGACTTCGAAGCGCAGCCGTTCTTCGAATTGTTGCAGTTCGTGCAGGGCTTCTTCTTCCATTTCGATGTTGAGGAAGACGCCGGCTTGGTTTTCTGCTCGAATGTAATCGACGATGGGGCCGACGAGGAAATTTTTGGAAAATTGCTGGGTTAACAGGGGCACGATCACCAGCAGCAGCAAGAACTTGATGGCCAGGGTGGTTTTGACCTTGGAGGTGCGAAATTTTTTGACGACTTGGGTTTCGGCTTTGGGATCGAGGTCTTGGCGAATCCGGTCAACGGTTCTGAGGATGGAGCGGGGTAGGACGCTGGCCCGGTCGGAGAGGGCGTCGGTGCGGTCGCGATCGCGTTCTGACTCTGGCGGCTTTTGGGGCGGCTTTTGGGGCGGCTTTTGGGACGGTGGGGGCGGGGCACCATTGCCGGCTGACAGGCTGCTGGAGGTAGAGCGGTCTGGGGGGAGGGTAATCACCCGCTGGGAGGGGGGGGGTGATTCTAGCTTGCCGTAGCGGGCCAGGACCTCATCGACGAAGCGCAGCTTGCGGAAGAAGATGGCGGGTTTGTCGATCACATCCACGGAGAGGCCATTTGGGCGGGTATCGGAGACCTGAATCTCCATGATTTTGGGATCCGACACTCGCAGCAGGGAGCTACTGGAGTGGAACTCGGCCATTCGCAGCCGAATTAAGTTCAGGTATTTCTGCCGCTCGCCGTCGAAGTAGGCCTGGGCACTGGCCCCGTAGTTGCCGTAGGCTGATGAAATCGGGTTGCCGCTGAAGTGGTCATTCTCGATGGCCTCGATCATCCGGGCCGCTTCGTAGGCTTGGTCTAAAGCCCGTTCTGGGGTGCGAGAGAGCCACTGCCGCGCCGCGCGAAAAATGCCAAAAATCTGCATTTGCTGCCAGGGTGGTGATGGGAATACACATGCGATCGCATTGAAAATTTTAGAGCACCGCTCCTACCCCGCTGATCGCTCCACGACAGGTTCTTGCCATCAGCCCTGGCAAGACTTGGGTAAATTGAGCGGGTAGGGCAATATAGGGTGAGTTAGTCCTGCTGAGGCGATGCTCTGATGCCAAGGTCATCTAATGCCAGGAGCAACTTAGGGGGGCGTTTTCACCAAAGCAACTCCCCCTCCCTAGACTTAGGCAAGAATCAATTACAAGATAGATAGCAGTCTAACCAATTCATCAACCGGATACTATCTACCGGCTATCAAGAAACGCCTATGGCTGGTCAAATTATCGGCGATCGCTACGAAGTAGAACAGCAATTGGGACGAAAATCAGGGCGCTGGACCCTGCTAGCCCGGGACTTACAAACGGATACGCCCGTCATTTTGAAGCTACTGTTTATCGACGAAGACCTCCAGCCCCGGGATCTGCGCTTGTTTAAGCGGGAAGTAGAAGCTCTAAAGCTACTAAATCATCCCGCCACGCCTCAGTTTCTGCACTATTTCGAAATCGAGTTGCCCCAGGATGGCCAAGCCCTAGTGCTAGTGCAGAGTTACGTCATTGGCACCTCCCTCAAGACCTACCTCGATCAAGGCCGTCAGTTTAGCGAAGCCGACGCCAAGATCATCGCCCGCGCTATTCTCAAGGTGCTGGTGTCCCTGCATCAGATGGAGCCGCCCATCATTCATCGCGATATTCGCCCCAACAATGTGCTGCTGATGGAGAGCAGCGATCCCCAGGTCTGTCTCGTGGACTTTGGCTCCGTCAAAGCCCTATCCTCCGGCAACACTGCCCTGACAGTAGTTGGCAGCGACGGCTATACCCCACCAGAACAGATGGGGGGGCGGGCCTTGACCGTCTCAGATCTCTACAGCCTCGGCGCCACCCTCGTGGAAATTATCACCGGCCAATCGCCAGCGAAGCTGCCGCGACGAGGGCTGACCATCGAGTTTGAAGCCGCTGCAACCTTTAGCCCTGACTTCAGTGCCTGGTTACAGCGGATGCTAGCCCCAGGCTTAGAGCAGCGTTGGTCCTCTGCAGAAGCAGCCCTAGCCGCCCTGCCCTCTGATTGAGCGGCTGAATGCAAACGCACAAAACAGGAAACAAGAAAAGCGACGTGACGCCCTGTTTGCTGACCGTCTGCGAATCTAGGTCGTCCTATCAACCGCCCCACTCGCTGTTGAAGCAAGCTAATCCTGAGAACAAGCTAATCCTGAGAAATTGACAGAAAGCGGGTGACCGGACTCGAACCGGCGACATTCAGCTTGGGAAGCTGACTTCAATTATTAGTATACAAGGCTTCCAGAGAACGGTTTAGAAGTCTATACCAGTTTTATACCAGACGTGACCCAATGCAGAGTGAGCGTCAGCCTTCCACGCTGTGTATCATTCGAGCAAAAATCCCCCATACGCCTCTCTGAAAGGAACCAAGTTGGCAGCAGATTCAGAGATTGGTATGGAGGATGCGTAGAGGACAGGAAGGTGGATGGCGCAACCAGGTGCATGGTCATTCAGCTTTGGTTGCGCAGTTCTCGAACAATTTCTTGGGCTAAATTCCGGCTCCACACTTGCTCAAAAGGGCATGAGACCCGACGATCGTCCTCTCCTTGAAACCAAGTAAGCGCTTCTTCCAATTCAGCTACTGAGTAGGGATCTCGGATTAGCATCTTCGTAAGCAAGCTTTCTACCAATAGCGCTTGAGCGTCATTGAGAACCAACATGGCTATACCTCCTCGGTAGTTTCAGGTGTTTCCGAAGCGGACCTGCGAGAACTATCGTTCTTACTGAGAGTGAGTAATGCTCGGTCAATATCGCGAACTTTGATGCCTCTGAGGGCCGTCAGGATGGTTTTGATGAGGACGACCTCATCGGACGTGAGAGTAATCATGCTTGTCTCCACAAATAACAGCTTCAGATCAGCCGTCATCAGATCTGAAAGCTTTGACAATGACAACAAAATAAGGCAACTGCCCTAAAAAGGCAATATCCCTAGATCTAGATTGCTAAAGCAAGGAATATAAGAAAGTCGCCTTAGAGGTCACTAAGCGAGTGCCTAAGCCAGCTAAGCCACAAATCCGGGTCTATATTCCTGAGGAGACCGATCGCTTGTTAAAGGCGATCGCGGGTATCAAGGACTCTTCAGTGAATGCGATCGTGAATGAGGCGATTGAGGCATGGCTCAAGGAGGCGGAACAGCAGGAAATTATCCAGAAGTTCAATCTCGATAAGCTGGATGAAATTGGTTAGGCATGTTTCAAAAGACAAGTTCAAAAGAACCGATTGAACCACCATTACATGTGGCGCACGGTGTTCTTGGTCTACATGTAGAAAGAGTACTCAGAACGTACAGTCATTTCTGGTCCCACTTCTTTCAAAACATCTCCGACACGTTGAGAGAAGGCAAGCGTGATAGGAACTCCATCTGAAAAGGCAGCGTTGTTGACATTCATCTTAGTGAGTGCCAGCAGTTCAGTGGCAAGCTCACGTGGGCCACTATCCCCATGTCGCTCAATAATTGCCCAAGGCTCGGGAACATGAACACCAGGATACGTCTCAAAGTATGGTGTAAATCCGTGTGTGTAGATAATGGGAAGAGAGTCTTCAATCAGGGCATACGTGCCTCTAATTGGCGGATACTTTCCCTCGCGAGCTAGACGGATATCACTTTTATTCAGTGTTAACAGATCGATGCTCGCATCTGGGTTGACGGTCTCGATGCCCTCCATAAAACCATCGAGTTCATTGTATGCAGTATGTTCCTTCCCCCAATACCGAGAAGACTTGTGAATTACAACCCTTCGGGGAGGCAACCGTCTGATTCTTTTGTACTCATTCAAGGTGTTGGTGATTAGGTTACACGCTTCTTCCCTTTTCAGATGAGGGGTTCGTCCATATTCGCTGCTATCCCATTCAAACGGGTCACCCCGCAGAATAATCCCCTGCCCCAGATAGTCAAATGCCTGGGCCACGCCACTCCGCAGGATATTTCTGCCTCTTTCATCCTCGGTATTGTAAAAAGAGATGCCAATGTAACACGTATCTTCCTCAAGTCCATGACCCTTCCAAGGAACACCACCGCATTTGAAATAAAGTGCAGTAGCGAAGTTCCAGGCTCGCGTTGCTTTGTCCTGTAGGCTTTTGTCTTTGCCAGTTAAAGTAGGTTCCAGAAATATCTGAATGGGAACCCCCCATTTCATAGACCGTGCTTTCAAAATTCTTCGTAAATTCAAATAATTGCCGTTGGGCAACTTTGCTGAGGAAGCTTTGTCAAATAAGACTTTGGGAATTGCAACCAGAATGACGCTAGGATGCGGTGAAGCTGTGGCTATCTGACTAATATGATCGGATATTAGGTCAGCTGCTTTCTCAACGCGTTCGATATGGCTTTCTGTATCGGCGATCGCTTTTGCTTCCCTCTCTTGAAAAGTAGAGACCCAACGATCACTAGTAACAATTTCTGAAGCGAAGTTCGTGGTACTGTTTATGCCAATAAAATCAGGGGATAGCCCCTTTACTAAAATATCGCGTTTTGCAAGTTCCTCTTGCTCAATACTTTCTTCAGAGTCATCATCAACTTCCCAGTTTTCTGTTTTAGTTCTATCTGTCTCAATGTAGGTTTCACACACACTGATCCATTGCTGACAGGCTTCACATGTCGCGCGTGTTCCTACAATACCGACCTTGA
This portion of the Halomicronema hongdechloris C2206 genome encodes:
- a CDS encoding Uma2 family endonuclease; this translates as MTRTLTQWSVADYHRMIAAGLLADRRVELLNGNVVEMAPELPIHRATYRRGARYLETLLGDRAVVFTTAPITLPSNGEPQPDIAIVTPPESRYDERHPGPEDVYWVIEVSNSTLVFDLEEKATLYARDDIAEYWVVDVPNRQLWVHRHPDASIYRQVQPLASGNINPLAFPDLEIRVERLLPEK
- a CDS encoding proton extrusion protein PcxA encodes the protein MQIFGIFRAARQWLSRTPERALDQAYEAARMIEAIENDHFSGNPISSAYGNYGASAQAYFDGERQKYLNLIRLRMAEFHSSSSLLRVSDPKIMEIQVSDTRPNGLSVDVIDKPAIFFRKLRFVDEVLARYGKLESPPPSQRVITLPPDRSTSSSLSAGNGAPPPPSQKPPQKPPQKPPESERDRDRTDALSDRASVLPRSILRTVDRIRQDLDPKAETQVVKKFRTSKVKTTLAIKFLLLLVIVPLLTQQFSKNFLVGPIVDYIRAENQAGVFLNIEMEEEALHELQQFEERLRFEVLIGKVAPMPELEIEQTVREKATEIEEAYRRRSADAIKNVFADMMAVAAFITLLVTRKREVSTLKDFMDEIVYGLSDSAKAFIIILFTDMFVGFHSPHGWEVLLEGLSRHLGFAANREFIFLFIATFPVILDTVFKYWIFRYLNRISPSAVATYRNMNE
- a CDS encoding Uma2 family endonuclease; translated protein: MATTTQRLTLSDYLAYDDGTDTTYELVNGELVPMTLGMGQHGEIADFINTCFRHEIKRLGQDWVSRQMVIGIQSPRGDRWDTVRIPDVVVLSLSQWQELQNREAVIHLHEPPPVLVVEVVSESTKGANYRAKRAEYSVLDIPEYWIIDPLASKATILTLTEGWYDAAEFTNCDVVQSPTFPELEITVEEILRGDLS
- a CDS encoding serine/threonine protein kinase, whose protein sequence is MAGQIIGDRYEVEQQLGRKSGRWTLLARDLQTDTPVILKLLFIDEDLQPRDLRLFKREVEALKLLNHPATPQFLHYFEIELPQDGQALVLVQSYVIGTSLKTYLDQGRQFSEADAKIIARAILKVLVSLHQMEPPIIHRDIRPNNVLLMESSDPQVCLVDFGSVKALSSGNTALTVVGSDGYTPPEQMGGRALTVSDLYSLGATLVEIITGQSPAKLPRRGLTIEFEAAATFSPDFSAWLQRMLAPGLEQRWSSAEAALAALPSD
- a CDS encoding type II toxin-antitoxin system VapC family toxin → MTKYLLDTNIVLRFSNPSDEQHRLVTEAVATLLMHADECYLTAQVLIELWVVATRPVDVNGLGWSVEQTHNIIAQLLERFPVAEERPQIFSTWLAVVTKNQIKGKRTHDARIVAVMTTCDISHILTLNPDDFTGMSGVAVVHPQEVITKV
- the rpmB gene encoding 50S ribosomal protein L28, which produces MSRKCQLTGKKANNAYAVSHSHRRTKRLQHANLQEKRVWWPQGKRWVKLRLSTKAIKTLQKKGLSAMAREAGIDLNKC
- a CDS encoding ribbon-helix-helix domain-containing protein; translation: MPKPAKPQIRVYIPEETDRLLKAIAGIKDSSVNAIVNEAIEAWLKEAEQQEIIQKFNLDKLDEIG
- a CDS encoding glycosyltransferase family 4 protein; translation: MHLIVLENEPSTRRGGQELSLFDVCQALVKRGHTLTLLYRQPGNLLAAYQDICQQMLSVEHYRLDMKRPLASGRQLLQDLRRIAIEPNSLIYCNQYHDSFFAWLLARLRRRPLVCHVRLPPPPNLGWQWSLGMRGAHRQIAVSQYTKSEWVAIGYNATRIDVVHNGIDIQRFTAAATLDDAYALRSQLISPAFNTSEYYLISYVGRLDRGKGIETLLHGFALAQQQYPQLHLAIAGKPHNDPSSYLQELKRLATNWRIDDSVTFLGHVDDPSQVYRASDLVVVPSEWPEPFGRTIIEAMACGVPVVASRVGGIPEILTKEFQQRLVSPGNAAQLAAAISDNLTWRITDPDLAQRCRQHIVAHFSLSRTIDGIEQAFARTHAT
- a CDS encoding FkbM family methyltransferase; amino-acid sequence: MSKPNSPGDWLFQQQWVAWMYDATLRRQLPLPYRLFAYYCALQKSIGCSQRIKKGRQCLQLMMHLNHRLSSSYVARLVLPNQLSIYVNLSDPRFLRVVNELVNPNEETATLDKFLKPGDTFIDIGANHGSFSIVASGLVGETGRIIAIEPQPVLADLVRCSLADNASCDYEVYEIACGSRSSTVTFFIPEDTSGSAGIFSAFSATHRHRQLTVPLRCLDEVLPWRDLPGNLFLKLDIEGSEYNCLAGARQLLLQRQPHILMEANLSTLKAADVSLEQLKALLATLQYGEFAEVSDLTQRYPLAELHLRGKTSRNILLFPKS
- a CDS encoding argonaute/piwi family protein; the encoded protein is MNITIELISEPHLEFNNSFLHPDKKTGIVEHGPFGRTDPALHPDKIKVGIVGTRATCEACQQWISVCETYIETDRTKTENWEVDDDSEESIEQEELAKRDILVKGLSPDFIGINSTTNFASEIVTSDRWVSTFQEREAKAIADTESHIERVEKAADLISDHISQIATASPHPSVILVAIPKVLFDKASSAKLPNGNYLNLRRILKARSMKWGVPIQIFLEPTLTGKDKSLQDKATRAWNFATALYFKCGGVPWKGHGLEEDTCYIGISFYNTEDERGRNILRSGVAQAFDYLGQGIILRGDPFEWDSSEYGRTPHLKREEACNLITNTLNEYKRIRRLPPRRVVIHKSSRYWGKEHTAYNELDGFMEGIETVNPDASIDLLTLNKSDIRLAREGKYPPIRGTYALIEDSLPIIYTHGFTPYFETYPGVHVPEPWAIIERHGDSGPRELATELLALTKMNVNNAAFSDGVPITLAFSQRVGDVLKEVGPEMTVRSEYSFYM